The following proteins are co-located in the Salvelinus sp. IW2-2015 linkage group LG36, ASM291031v2, whole genome shotgun sequence genome:
- the gpr155a gene encoding lysosomal cholesterol signaling protein, whose translation MKVPATLNISYGDMDPSDTPPTMSIDKLFPALLECFGIILCGYIAGRANIITSTQGKGLGNFVSKFALPALLFKNMVLLDFGNVIWPFLWSILIAKVSVFFIVCVITLLVASPDTRFSKAGLFSIFATQSNDFALGYPIVEALYKNTHPEYLQYIYLVAPVSLMLLNPIGFAFCEIQKWRDQRDRQQNKLQIVGVVILQVLKNPIVFMVVIGIIFHFILAQKIPAFMEQFVDGLANSFGGAALFYLGLSMVGQLGKLTRSTVVALILLITAKLLVMPLICREMVELLYABHTNSGLNQSSLSNYAFLYGVFPTAPSVAIYAAHYNMELQVVTSGMVLSTFLSAPIMYVSAWLLTIPWMDPKPLMDSLQNVSFNVSIISLVTLVWTVTVMFLSKKFKRLPHMFTLNLFLAQILACVGMILWNFVVRQDSFIGHVLTFTLLYGSLYSTYVWPGLIALSLVLMKSGGELKVAPGFLVIXGWGVPGLVAAVLLLTGERMPDTIDSAFFYGTPQNICTSVVLAFSIVLSGGSLMGLSRGTWDSKYQVLERDSLLGTTEDLRPQSCPDTQTLPDMLEPGRTGSINQECHMCDCAPSQPMPDMIVSTNKNDALLIEPGQCGTGCESTGCLLAQEEQQRQLADRQVARHVLLCLLLTVSLLANLSSCLWWLFNQVPGRLYLELQFFCAVVNYGQGFISFGIFGLDKHLIILPFKKRMSSLWHSMKPEEQPQLVVSDDIVMTCTQFTTYHKEQCVRDIVQKKRCGERMVADTFLGSELVEWLLQVGLSQDRGEALLYGGRLQQGGVLQHITQEYGFQDDELHYRFTA comes from the exons ATGAAGGTCCCTGCCACCCTCAATATTTCATATGGGGACATGGATCCCTCTGACACCCCTCCCACCATGTCCATTGACAAGCTCTTCCCAGCACTCCTGGAGTGTTTTGGGATCATCTTGTGTGGCTACATTGCTGGGCGTGCAAACATCATCACATCCACACAGGGCAAAGGATTGGGGAACTTTGTGTCCAAGTTTGCCCTCCCAGCATTGCTCTTTAAGAACATGGTACTGTTGGACTTTGGCAATGTCATCTGGCCATTTCTGTGGAGTATTCTCATCGCCAAAGTGTctgtgtttttcattgtgtgtgtgattacacTTCTGGTTGCCAGTCCTGACACTCGCTTCAGCAAAGCTGGTCTCTTCTCAATCTTTGCTACTCAAAGCAACGACTTTGCTTTGGGATATCCTATTG TTGAGGCCTTGTATAAGAACACCCACCCAGAGTACCTACAGTACATCTACCTGGTGGCCCCAGTGTCTCTCATGCTTCTCAACCCAATTGGCTTTGCCTTCTGTGAGATCCAGAAGTGGAGGGACCAGAGAGACCGGCAGCAGAACAAACTCCAGATAGTGGGTGTGGTCATCCTTCAGGTTCTGAAGAACCCCATCGTCTTCATGGTTGTTATTGGCATTATCTTCCACTTCATCCTGGCCCAGAAGATCCCTGCTTTCATGGAGCAGTTTGTGGACGGCCTGGCTAACTCTTTTGGAGGAGCGGCCCTGTTCTACTTGGGCCTCTCCATGGTGGGCCAGTTGGGAAAGCTCACCAGGTCTACTGTTGTAGCCCTGATCCTGCTCATCACTGCAAAGCT GTTGGTGATGCCGTTGATCTGTCGAGAAATGGTGGAGCTACTGTATGCCRACCACACCAACTCTGGTCTCAACCAATCCAGTCTCTCCAACTATGCCTTCCTCTATGGAGTCTTCCCTACCGCCCCCAGTGTGGCCATCTATGCTGCTCACTATAACATGGAGCTACAAGTT GTTACCTCGGGGATGGTACTAAGCACATTCCTCTCAGCTCCCATAATGTATGTTTCTGCTTGGTTGCTGACAATACCATGGATGGACCCTAAGCCATTGATGGATTCACTGCAGAATGTCAGCTTTAATGTCAGCATCATCAGCTTAGTTACACTG GTTTGGACAGTAACTGTCATGTTCCTGAGTAAGAAATTCAAGAGACTGCCTCACATGTTCACCCTCAACCTGTTCCTGGCACAG ATTCTAGCTTGTGTCGGCATGATCTTGTGGAACTTTGTCGTGCGCCAAGACAGCTTCATTGGACACGTGTTGACATTCACACTGTTGTACGGCTCACTGTACAGTACTTACGTGTGGCCAG GTCTGATAGCGCTTTCCCTTGTGCTGATGAAGAGCGGTGGTGAGCTGAAGGTTGCGCCAGGCTTCCTGGTGATTRCAGGCTGGGG AGTCCCAGGCCTTGTGGCAGCAGTGCTCCTCCTAACTGGGGAGAGGATGCCTGACACCATCGACTCKGCGTTCTTCTACGGGACGCCCCAG AACATCTGCACCTCAGTTGTGCTTGCCTTCAGCATAGTGYTGAGTGGGGGCTCATTGATGGGCCTCAGTCGAGGCACGTGGGATTCGAAGTACCAGGTCCTGGAGAGAGACTCTCTGTTAGGCACTACTGAGGATCTGAGGCCCCAGAGTTGCCCCGATACCCAAACTCTCCCAGATATGTTGGAGCCAGGCAGAACCGGAAGCATCAACCAAG AGTGCCATATGTGTGACTGTGCGCCGTCCCAGCCCATGCCTGATATGATTGTCAGCACAAACAAAAATGACGCGCTTCTCATCGAGCCAG gtcagtgtgggactggCTGTGAGTCCACAGGCTGTCTACTGGCCCAGGAAGAGCAGCAGAGGCAGctagcagacagacaggtggcCCGCCACGTGCTCCTATGCCTGCTACTGACCGTCAGCCTATTAGCT AACCTGTCCAGCTGCCTGTGGTGGCTGTTTAATCAAGTTCCTGGGAGACTCTACTTAGAGCTGCAGTTCTTCTGTGCTGTGGTCAACTATGGACAG gGCTTCATCTCATTTGGGATTTTTGGTCTGGACAAACATTTAATAATACTGCCATTTAAAAAGAG GATGTCCAGTCTGTGGCATAGTATGAAGCCAGAGGAGCAGCCTCAACTGGTTGTGTCTGACGACATCGTGATGACCTGCACTCAATTCACCACGTACCACAAAGAGCAGTGTGTCCGGGACATTGTCCAGAAGAAGAG GTGTGGGGAGAGGATGGTGGCGGACACTTTTCTTGGCAGTGAGCTGGTGGAGTGGCTGTTGCAGGTGGGTCTGTCACAGGACCGAGGAGAGGCCCTGCTCTACGGTGGCCGACTGCAGCAGGGTGGGGTTCTCCAGCACATCACCCAGGAGTACGGCTTCCAAGATGACGAGCTGCACTACCGCTTCACAGCGTAA